GTAATCTGCAACCGTGGCATGTTTATGTGCTGGGTGGTGAAAAACTGACCGAGTTTGTTGATATGGTTCAAAAGAAATTACCTTCTCAACCCGCCGGAGAGGGAACGGAATATAATATCTATCCGCCCTCCCTTAAGGAGCCTTACCGAAGTCGCCGCTACAAGGTCGGGGAGGATATGTATTCTCTGCTTGACATACCACGGGAGGATAAAAAACAGAGACTGCAGTGGTTTGCACGTAACTATTCTTTTTTTGGCGCTCCGGCGGCTTTGTTTTTCGCTATTGATCG
The DNA window shown above is from Parvularculales bacterium and carries:
- a CDS encoding nitroreductase family protein; translated protein: MKVSEAINTRLSVRAFLDKPVPETIIRNILDVARRAPSGGNLQPWHVYVLGGEKLTEFVDMVQKKLPSQPAGEGTEYNIYPPSLKEPYRSRRYKVGEDMYSLLDIPREDKKQRLQWFARNYSFFGAPAALFFAIDR